The Candidatus Koribacter versatilis Ellin345 genome has a segment encoding these proteins:
- a CDS encoding response regulator: protein MAAKRILVVDDEDDIREVAALSLETVAGYEVLSARSGISALSIAASEQPDAILLDVMMPEMDGPTTFQKLQAQPSTSHIPVVFLTAKVQPSEKARFASLGASAVLSKPFDPLTLPAELADALGWPRP, encoded by the coding sequence ATGGCGGCTAAACGCATTTTAGTGGTAGATGACGAGGACGACATTCGCGAGGTAGCCGCGCTGAGCCTCGAGACGGTTGCGGGCTACGAAGTGTTGAGCGCTCGATCCGGAATCTCCGCGTTATCCATTGCCGCCAGTGAACAGCCCGACGCCATCCTGCTCGATGTGATGATGCCCGAAATGGATGGGCCGACCACTTTCCAGAAGCTCCAGGCACAACCCTCGACCTCCCACATACCGGTGGTCTTCTTGACGGCGAAAGTTCAGCCGAGCGAGAAGGCGCGGTTCGCAAGCCTGGGCGCCTCGGCGGTTCTATCCAAACCCTTCGACCCTCTGACACTCCCGGCGGAACTTGCAGATGCCCTGGGATGGCCGAGGCCCTGA
- a CDS encoding diguanylate cyclase produces MSHSPANPTQQTKAMLAVVWNKNRDLLLHRLDTIESFCRQLPDSASDVDLRSDASSDAHKLAGSLGMFGLSEGTSVAREIEYRLREDAADALLTANIPGLASQLRSLIEKFHVTVAEPEPERRRKLLIVEGDPVVARGIAATAEKRGIESRTAVDLPGARQLLQEDRFDVLVLDLATAQLSGNPAVEDESDQVRDLILSRAPMQVLALTSEDTFEDRVTAAQVGAHGFLPKTVPVMEIVDTCEHLLDLQSAQFKVLIVDDDVAVLNAIQVLLDQHSIRVTSLADPRLFWSILEETSPDLVILDLEMPNFSGLELCRAIRNDSHWNRLPVLFLSSTSDALTVTGIFSAGADDFVAKPIIDIELITRVRNRLDRDRLYRNLSDYDPLTSVRNRRSSNVVIANYLRLAERHGLPLSLAVIDLDKFKRVNDTYGHQAGDDVLQHLGSLLRQSFRSEDVVARWGGEEFVVAMFAMRRGDAIERMAHVLEGLEAHAFEASQGVHFHVSFSAGLSEFPADGKDLHSLYRVADEALYRAKAAGGRRIYSQYTEPAETQAPFDIAVVCADVAVSAPLRHVLEMRGYSVELYQSVSAALQDLAGAEASACARAVLVEPPLATAEFLRKLRAQSPAPVVIVLGEIADPGDAGVEVLQQPYKLSHLMQRLRRILPRS; encoded by the coding sequence ATGTCGCACTCGCCCGCGAACCCAACCCAACAGACCAAAGCCATGTTGGCCGTGGTGTGGAACAAGAACCGCGACCTGCTCCTGCACCGGCTCGATACTATCGAGAGTTTTTGCCGGCAATTGCCGGATTCCGCTTCCGACGTGGACCTTCGCTCCGATGCCTCTTCGGACGCCCATAAGCTGGCTGGATCCCTAGGAATGTTCGGGCTCTCGGAGGGGACCTCGGTCGCTCGCGAAATCGAGTATCGCCTCCGCGAAGATGCCGCCGACGCACTACTGACTGCGAATATCCCTGGATTGGCTTCGCAATTGCGTTCTCTGATCGAGAAGTTTCATGTCACCGTCGCCGAGCCTGAGCCTGAACGACGAAGGAAGTTGCTGATCGTCGAAGGAGATCCAGTTGTGGCGCGCGGGATCGCGGCGACGGCGGAGAAGCGCGGTATCGAATCCAGGACCGCAGTGGATCTCCCCGGCGCTCGCCAACTCCTGCAGGAAGATCGGTTCGACGTACTTGTCCTCGACCTCGCAACCGCCCAGTTGAGCGGAAACCCCGCAGTGGAAGACGAAAGCGATCAGGTGCGCGACTTGATACTCTCGCGCGCACCGATGCAGGTCCTCGCGCTTACGTCCGAAGATACCTTTGAAGATCGCGTGACCGCAGCCCAAGTCGGCGCTCACGGATTCTTGCCGAAAACCGTGCCGGTGATGGAGATCGTGGACACCTGCGAACATCTGCTCGATCTGCAGAGCGCGCAGTTCAAAGTTCTGATCGTGGATGACGACGTGGCTGTGCTCAACGCCATCCAGGTGTTGCTCGACCAGCACTCGATTCGAGTAACCTCACTTGCCGATCCGCGCCTCTTCTGGAGCATTCTGGAAGAGACCTCGCCGGACCTCGTGATCCTCGATCTCGAAATGCCCAATTTTTCGGGCCTCGAACTTTGCCGTGCAATTCGCAATGACAGTCATTGGAACCGATTGCCGGTGTTGTTCCTTAGCTCAACCTCCGACGCCCTAACGGTGACTGGCATTTTCTCGGCCGGCGCAGATGATTTCGTCGCCAAGCCGATCATTGACATTGAATTGATCACGCGCGTGCGCAACCGCCTCGATCGCGACCGGCTTTATCGCAACCTCTCCGATTACGATCCGCTCACCAGCGTACGCAATCGCCGCAGCTCAAACGTCGTCATCGCAAACTATCTCCGCTTGGCCGAACGACATGGCTTGCCGTTGTCGCTTGCGGTCATTGATCTCGACAAATTCAAACGGGTCAACGATACCTATGGCCACCAAGCCGGCGACGACGTGCTGCAACACCTCGGCTCACTTCTGCGACAATCCTTCCGCAGCGAAGACGTAGTTGCGCGCTGGGGCGGCGAGGAATTCGTCGTGGCAATGTTCGCTATGCGCCGCGGTGATGCCATCGAACGCATGGCGCACGTCCTCGAAGGCCTCGAGGCGCACGCATTTGAGGCATCGCAGGGTGTGCATTTTCACGTTTCTTTTAGCGCCGGATTATCGGAGTTCCCTGCCGACGGAAAGGATCTGCACTCCCTCTATCGCGTCGCCGACGAAGCTCTGTATCGCGCGAAGGCTGCGGGTGGGCGTCGTATTTACTCGCAATACACGGAACCGGCCGAAACCCAGGCCCCATTCGACATCGCTGTCGTGTGCGCAGATGTCGCGGTCTCGGCGCCGCTGCGGCACGTCCTCGAGATGCGCGGCTATTCGGTGGAGCTTTACCAGAGTGTAAGCGCGGCTTTGCAGGACCTCGCCGGAGCGGAGGCCTCTGCCTGTGCCCGTG